A part of Prevotella melaninogenica genomic DNA contains:
- a CDS encoding LTA synthase family protein has protein sequence MDKRTNVITKNPINFIGTRFLKLYLLIGFILRIILMWNVPEDSSFSFWEIIRFLSVGFVTDICMAILLALPLQIINLGLNEAKYHRITGWIIELLLSIAFAYVLFFHTIFHEYGGGAPKIARIFLGWKLFSFSIRFFIPRTRETWRKVSLYTTWAVYVFLLLCVTVGEYIFWGEFGVRYNFIAVDYLVYTHEVIGNIMESYSIVPLIGITLLLTAAIIFLQSRHYKLKVTHLYNAKKFLIHLSVYMVLAISSYFILQGTHALQSNNQYVTQLEQNGVCDFVIAFQSNKLEYDKFYTMLPKQQCVFQYRQLSGLNKEGKKTIGESLASQRPNIVLITVESLSADFLTRYGNKENLTPQLDKLMQGSIVFDSLYAAGNRTVRGLEALSLCIPPSAGESIIKRKANRTGNLSIGRILAHLGYKSQFIYGGDSYFDNMGDFFSHNGYEVIDRKDIPNNQVTFANIWGVCDEDIFNKSLQVFDKNYQSKHPFFAQIMTTSNHRPYTYPSGRIKVDGDPNTREAAVKYTDYAIGKFINDARKKTWFQNTVFVVIADHCASSAGKTSLPIDRYHIPCLIYAPAILQPRKIETICSQIDVMPTLLSLLKLRCTVSFTGQDILAPTYHPRAFMATYQDLGYLEGNRLTVLSPVRNIRQYIVRPLHDGTFEEQPTKQMNQELIRKAQAYYQYTNLYIKAQ, from the coding sequence ATGGACAAAAGAACAAATGTAATTACCAAGAATCCTATTAATTTCATTGGAACACGATTCTTAAAACTGTATCTACTCATTGGATTCATCCTAAGAATTATCTTAATGTGGAATGTCCCCGAAGATTCTTCTTTTTCATTCTGGGAGATAATCAGATTCTTAAGTGTTGGCTTCGTGACAGACATTTGTATGGCAATTTTGCTTGCTTTACCATTACAGATTATAAACCTTGGACTAAATGAAGCTAAGTATCATCGCATCACAGGATGGATCATTGAACTTCTACTATCTATCGCCTTTGCCTACGTATTATTCTTCCACACCATCTTCCACGAATACGGAGGCGGCGCACCAAAGATTGCACGAATATTCCTCGGATGGAAACTATTTAGTTTCTCCATACGCTTTTTCATTCCAAGAACAAGAGAAACATGGCGTAAGGTTTCCCTCTATACAACCTGGGCTGTATATGTTTTCTTATTACTTTGCGTCACAGTAGGAGAATATATCTTCTGGGGAGAGTTTGGCGTAAGATATAATTTCATTGCAGTAGACTATCTCGTCTACACTCACGAAGTTATTGGGAACATCATGGAGTCTTATTCTATTGTTCCGTTGATTGGCATTACATTACTCTTAACAGCTGCAATTATCTTCCTTCAATCGCGACATTACAAGCTAAAGGTTACTCATCTTTACAATGCGAAGAAGTTTCTTATACACCTTTCTGTATATATGGTCTTAGCAATAAGCTCATATTTTATCTTACAAGGCACCCATGCTCTACAAAGTAACAATCAATACGTTACCCAACTTGAACAAAACGGAGTCTGCGACTTTGTCATTGCTTTCCAAAGTAACAAGTTAGAGTATGACAAGTTCTATACCATGTTACCCAAACAACAATGTGTGTTTCAGTATCGTCAACTAAGTGGACTTAACAAGGAGGGAAAGAAGACGATTGGAGAGTCCCTTGCTTCACAACGCCCTAACATCGTCTTAATAACAGTTGAAAGCCTAAGTGCTGATTTCCTTACGCGATATGGAAACAAAGAAAACCTTACCCCACAACTTGACAAGCTCATGCAAGGGAGTATTGTCTTTGACAGTCTATACGCAGCAGGAAACAGAACTGTTAGAGGATTAGAAGCATTATCTCTTTGCATTCCACCAAGTGCAGGAGAAAGCATCATCAAGCGAAAGGCTAACCGAACGGGGAACTTATCAATAGGTCGTATCCTTGCCCACTTAGGGTACAAATCGCAATTCATCTATGGCGGAGATAGTTATTTCGATAACATGGGCGACTTCTTCAGTCATAATGGCTACGAGGTAATAGACCGAAAGGACATACCGAACAATCAAGTAACATTCGCAAACATTTGGGGTGTCTGTGATGAAGATATCTTCAACAAGAGCTTACAAGTATTCGATAAGAACTATCAGTCGAAGCATCCTTTCTTCGCACAGATTATGACCACGAGCAATCATCGCCCTTACACCTATCCCAGTGGCAGAATTAAAGTAGACGGTGACCCTAACACAAGAGAAGCCGCCGTGAAATATACAGACTACGCAATCGGTAAATTCATTAATGACGCCCGAAAGAAAACATGGTTCCAGAATACCGTATTCGTAGTTATTGCTGATCACTGTGCATCCAGTGCCGGGAAAACATCACTTCCTATAGACCGCTACCATATTCCATGCCTCATCTATGCGCCAGCTATTCTCCAACCAAGAAAGATTGAAACTATATGCTCGCAGATTGATGTCATGCCTACCCTACTTTCTCTCCTCAAGTTACGTTGCACTGTAAGTTTCACAGGACAAGACATCCTCGCACCAACCTATCATCCCCGTGCATTCATGGCAACTTACCAAGATCTTGGGTATCTTGAAGGTAACCGACTAACAGTTTTATCTCCAGTCCGCAATATACGACAATACATCGTTCGTCCATTACACGATGGTACATTTGAAGAGCAACCTACAAAGCAGATGAATCAAGAACTCATCCGCAAAGCGCAGGCTTACTACCAATACACAAACTTATACATAAAAGCACAATAG
- a CDS encoding leucine-rich repeat domain-containing protein gives MVKIKLLLLALLFAAIPNFLWAYTKDKVVTFEGLSYKVLEEDGPDKDPKLMFVGTTKTGHVEIPAIVKDGKGITFKVTEIGQETDYNCKNVTSVKMPESIVKINDGSFAESTITRIDIPKNVAEIETNAWIRLSKNPECHVALENPNFESDQNGVLYTKGKTELRTVPSNIMSKVGGDTYTVNTTVTYITKAAFRDSENLKKIKLPTTLEKVDDFWPTIASTRTLEAFVMDGVGTKYQVVDGVLFTKGPNGPNRLIRYPHAKDQAKYTVPAGVAEIAGNGFSGTPSLTDINLNEVTKVEVSAIANLPNLKKITLPKNLRKDGLVKGAFENCPKLEAYDVAPGNPDFSAEDGVLFSADKKTLYFYPIGKQDRSYTIPNTVEEIADKAFQGAKWITSLVIPTNVKRIKGEAFRQNYNLSSVEFKEPSNLTELGNYAFWTCPKLKEVTLPSSIDKIGKSFVNCDILETINVPNGSKIETIEADAFKTNKNLKNFNFKGTCLLKTIKANAFQDLENFETFNFPKTVTNIERNAFTGCKNMKTVKFDENADIEKIGEGAFADCGLTTISLPEKVKEIEKEAFLKCKALEVINIKKYTTRIDPEAFKYCDNLTDINIDKENTVYSSIDGYLLSPDKKTLILFPPGKANSKFTLLPPSIEKIGDNSFLNCEKLTNVTIPNKVKEIGRRAFGLCKNLNTITFLCDEMINPNMINQAENNMSFDDGTQADDMFKNITINVRKELYDRYNSTPFYKKFKGIKKSFEVDREEYIAMSEKSVNMLKTKREDHTFVLPTEIEHEGKKYEVNLIGDYAFEGVNNKIKEVVVKKNVEYIGAKAFVTNKDKNNLQSTVESVFFIESEPTAKMLSTTRFELDETKENYNEFAPTTKVYVKKTALPKYTEKWDKKVYDRDIHKFKESEFNFISQIDYKIPAKNFITNKYGTFAREFDTDFSAYKAEKNNTDIAAFVSKRTDIKIGKGDYGISTYHVGMTSVDVNGGVRGNYGYVPAETGVLLKVLDKEATPDDFFYTIGEKDDVKYTITGNIMRGITVNSRSVSPTEDGGPVYVITKKKVSLKSLLEQLNCSQSIRLTL, from the coding sequence ATGGTGAAAATTAAACTTTTATTATTGGCATTGCTATTTGCGGCAATACCTAATTTCCTTTGGGCGTATACAAAGGACAAGGTTGTCACGTTTGAAGGACTCAGCTACAAAGTCCTGGAAGAAGATGGTCCTGACAAAGATCCTAAATTGATGTTTGTTGGCACAACGAAAACTGGACATGTGGAAATTCCTGCTATAGTAAAAGATGGTAAGGGAATAACTTTCAAGGTTACAGAGATTGGACAAGAGACTGATTATAACTGTAAGAATGTTACGTCAGTTAAAATGCCCGAATCAATAGTGAAGATTAATGATGGCAGTTTTGCTGAGTCTACAATTACGCGAATTGATATTCCTAAGAATGTAGCTGAAATCGAAACAAATGCATGGATAAGGTTATCAAAAAATCCAGAGTGCCATGTTGCTTTAGAGAACCCTAATTTTGAATCAGATCAAAATGGAGTACTCTACACAAAAGGTAAGACAGAGTTGCGCACTGTTCCAAGTAACATTATGAGCAAGGTGGGCGGTGATACTTATACCGTAAATACAACTGTAACGTATATAACCAAAGCTGCTTTTCGCGATTCTGAAAATCTGAAAAAAATTAAATTACCTACAACCTTAGAAAAAGTGGATGATTTCTGGCCTACTATTGCTTCAACACGTACGTTAGAGGCGTTTGTTATGGATGGTGTTGGTACAAAATACCAAGTAGTAGATGGAGTTCTTTTCACCAAGGGACCTAATGGACCTAATAGATTGATTCGTTATCCACACGCAAAGGATCAGGCAAAATATACAGTTCCTGCAGGAGTTGCAGAAATTGCTGGTAATGGCTTTAGTGGAACTCCTTCCCTAACTGATATCAATTTAAATGAAGTGACAAAAGTGGAAGTCTCAGCTATTGCAAACCTTCCAAACCTAAAGAAGATTACTCTTCCTAAGAATCTTAGGAAGGACGGATTAGTCAAGGGTGCTTTCGAGAACTGTCCTAAACTTGAGGCTTACGATGTTGCACCTGGTAATCCCGATTTTTCTGCAGAAGATGGTGTTCTCTTCTCAGCTGATAAAAAAACACTTTATTTTTATCCGATTGGAAAGCAGGATCGGTCTTATACAATCCCTAATACGGTTGAGGAAATTGCAGATAAGGCATTTCAGGGCGCAAAGTGGATAACCTCTCTGGTGATTCCAACTAACGTCAAGAGAATCAAGGGTGAAGCTTTCCGTCAGAATTACAATCTTAGCTCAGTTGAATTCAAAGAACCTTCCAACCTGACGGAACTTGGAAATTATGCATTCTGGACTTGCCCTAAACTGAAAGAGGTAACCTTGCCTTCTTCTATTGATAAAATAGGTAAATCGTTTGTGAATTGTGATATTTTGGAGACGATTAATGTTCCAAATGGTTCGAAAATAGAAACTATTGAAGCAGATGCTTTTAAAACCAACAAGAATCTGAAGAACTTCAATTTTAAAGGAACTTGCCTTCTGAAAACAATCAAGGCAAATGCATTCCAAGATCTTGAGAATTTTGAAACATTCAATTTCCCTAAAACGGTAACAAATATCGAACGCAACGCTTTCACTGGTTGCAAGAATATGAAGACCGTAAAATTCGATGAGAATGCTGATATTGAAAAAATTGGAGAAGGTGCTTTTGCTGACTGTGGTTTAACAACTATTAGTCTCCCTGAGAAGGTTAAAGAAATCGAAAAAGAGGCTTTCCTTAAGTGTAAGGCTCTTGAGGTAATCAATATTAAAAAATATACCACCCGCATTGACCCAGAAGCATTTAAATACTGTGATAACCTCACAGATATTAATATAGATAAAGAAAATACAGTATACTCAAGTATAGATGGTTACTTGCTTTCCCCAGACAAGAAGACTCTTATCCTCTTCCCTCCGGGCAAAGCAAACAGCAAGTTTACCTTGCTCCCTCCATCTATTGAGAAGATTGGCGACAACTCTTTCTTAAATTGTGAGAAGCTGACTAACGTGACCATCCCTAACAAGGTGAAAGAAATTGGTCGACGTGCTTTCGGTCTCTGTAAGAACTTGAATACTATCACTTTCCTCTGCGACGAGATGATTAATCCAAACATGATTAATCAAGCTGAAAATAACATGTCATTCGATGATGGTACTCAGGCTGATGATATGTTTAAGAACATAACTATCAACGTTCGTAAGGAACTTTATGATCGCTATAACAGCACTCCTTTCTACAAGAAGTTCAAGGGTATCAAGAAATCTTTCGAGGTTGATAGAGAGGAATACATTGCGATGTCTGAAAAGAGTGTGAATATGCTCAAAACTAAACGTGAGGATCATACCTTTGTACTTCCTACAGAAATCGAGCACGAGGGTAAGAAGTATGAAGTAAACTTGATTGGTGATTATGCTTTTGAAGGCGTAAACAATAAAATTAAGGAAGTTGTTGTTAAGAAGAATGTAGAGTACATCGGTGCTAAGGCTTTCGTTACAAACAAGGACAAGAATAACCTTCAAAGTACTGTTGAGAGTGTGTTCTTCATTGAGAGCGAACCTACTGCAAAGATGTTGAGTACTACTCGCTTTGAACTCGATGAAACTAAAGAGAACTATAACGAGTTTGCACCTACAACTAAGGTATATGTAAAGAAGACTGCTCTCCCAAAATATACAGAGAAATGGGATAAGAAGGTTTATGACCGTGATATCCATAAATTCAAAGAGAGTGAATTCAACTTCATCAGTCAGATTGACTATAAGATTCCTGCTAAGAACTTCATCACAAATAAGTACGGAACATTTGCACGTGAGTTTGATACAGACTTCAGTGCTTACAAGGCAGAGAAGAACAACACCGATATTGCAGCTTTTGTTTCTAAGAGAACAGATATAAAGATTGGTAAGGGTGACTATGGTATTTCTACATATCACGTAGGTATGACAAGTGTCGACGTTAACGGTGGTGTAAGGGGTAACTATGGTTATGTACCTGCTGAAACAGGCGTATTGCTGAAGGTTCTTGACAAAGAGGCTACACCAGACGACTTCTTCTATACTATCGGTGAGAAAGATGATGTAAAATACACCATAACTGGTAACATCATGCGTGGTATTACTGTAAATTCACGCAGTGTGTCACCTACTGAGGATGGCGGTCCTGTTTATGTGATTACAAAGAAAAAGGTATCTTTGAAAAGCTTACTCGAACAGTTGAACTGTTCCCAATCCATAAGGCTTACGCTTTAA
- a CDS encoding type II toxin-antitoxin system YafQ family toxin, with translation MAYKLLTTYQFEKDLKRCKKRGLLMDKLKEVINELVTNGRVPAQFRPHLLLI, from the coding sequence ATGGCATATAAACTCTTGACAACATACCAGTTTGAGAAAGACCTCAAACGATGCAAGAAACGTGGGCTCCTAATGGATAAACTCAAAGAGGTTATCAACGAATTGGTAACTAACGGTAGAGTTCCTGCCCAATTTAGACCTCACTTGTTACTAATATAA
- the rpsL gene encoding 30S ribosomal protein S12 codes for MPTISQLVRKGRKDIVDKSKSPALDNCPQRRGVCVRVYTTTPKKPNSAMRKVARVRLTNQKEVNSYIPGEGHNLQEHSIVLVRGGRVKDLPGVRYHIVRGTLDTAGVANRTQRRSKYGAKRPKAAKK; via the coding sequence ATGCCTACTATTTCACAATTAGTAAGAAAAGGCAGAAAGGACATCGTAGACAAGAGCAAGTCTCCGGCTTTGGACAATTGTCCACAGCGTCGTGGCGTTTGTGTTCGTGTTTACACTACAACTCCTAAGAAGCCTAATTCGGCAATGCGTAAGGTTGCCCGTGTTCGTTTGACCAACCAGAAGGAAGTAAACTCTTACATCCCAGGAGAGGGTCACAACTTGCAGGAGCACAGTATTGTTCTCGTTCGTGGTGGTCGTGTTAAGGACCTTCCTGGTGTACGTTATCACATCGTTCGTGGTACTCTTGATACCGCAGGTGTTGCCAATCGCACACAGCGTCGTTCTAAGTACGGTGCTAAGCGTCCAAAGGCAGCTAAGAAGTAA
- the rpsG gene encoding 30S ribosomal protein S7, whose protein sequence is MRKAKPKKRVILPDPKFNDQKVSKFVNHLMYDGKKNTSYEIFYAALDIVGGKLKDEEKSPLEVWKQALDNITPQVEVKSRRIGGATFQVPTEIRPDRKESVSMKNMIAFARKRGGKSMADKLASEIMDAFNNQGGAYKRKEDMHRMAEANRAFAHFRF, encoded by the coding sequence ATGAGAAAAGCAAAACCAAAGAAGCGTGTAATCCTTCCAGATCCAAAGTTCAATGATCAGAAGGTGTCAAAGTTCGTAAATCACTTGATGTATGATGGTAAGAAGAATACCTCATACGAAATCTTCTACGCAGCCCTTGATATTGTAGGCGGTAAGTTGAAGGATGAAGAGAAGTCTCCACTTGAGGTGTGGAAGCAGGCTCTCGATAACATCACTCCACAGGTAGAGGTTAAGAGCCGCCGTATTGGTGGTGCTACATTCCAGGTACCAACAGAGATTCGCCCTGATCGTAAGGAGAGTGTTTCAATGAAGAATATGATTGCCTTTGCACGTAAGCGTGGTGGTAAGAGCATGGCTGATAAGCTTGCTTCTGAGATTATGGACGCTTTCAATAACCAAGGTGGTGCTTACAAGCGTAAGGAAGATATGCACCGCATGGCTGAGGCTAACCGTGCATTTGCTCACTTCAGATTCTAA
- the fusA gene encoding elongation factor G, with translation MANHDLHLTRNIGIMAHIDAGKTTTSERILFYTGKTHKIGEVHDGAATMDWMAQEQERGITITSAATTCNWNYLGKSYKINLIDTPGHVDFTAEVERSLRVLDGAVATYSAADGVQPQSETVWRQADKYNVPRIGYVNKMDRSGADFYETVQQMKDILGANPIAIQIPIGAEENFKGVVDLIKMKAILWHDETMGAQYDVEEIPADLADEAAEWREKLLEGAANYDDELMEMYLEGQDIPEDKLIAAIRKGCISMECCPMLLGSSYKNKGVQPLLDYVCAFLPSPLDTPAIVGTNPETDEEEERKPSENEPTAALAFKIATDPFMGRLVFFRVYSGKVVAGSYVFNTRSGKKERISRLFQMNSNKEIPMESIDAGDIGAGVGFKDIRTGDTLCDEKAPIILESITFPDTVISIAVEPKSQADVAKLDNGLAKLAEEDPTFTVRTDEQSGQTIISGMGELHLDIIIDRLKREFKVECNQGKPQVNYKEAITKAAQSRETYKKQSGGRGKFACIDVTIEPKDEDYEEGDLQFINVVKGGNVPKEFIPAVEKGFKDCLGNGVLGGFPMTGLKVTLTDGSFHPVDSDQLSFELVAHQAFKVLCPKAGPVLMEPIMKVEVVTPEENMGDVIGDLNKRRGLVQGMDEARSGARIVKAMVPLAEMFGYVTALRTITSGRATSSMEYDHHSPVSSSLAKEILDELKGNSDLVK, from the coding sequence ATGGCAAATCACGATTTACATTTGACTCGTAATATCGGTATTATGGCACACATCGATGCCGGTAAGACGACCACATCTGAACGTATTCTTTTTTATACAGGTAAGACTCATAAGATTGGTGAGGTACATGATGGTGCTGCTACTATGGACTGGATGGCACAGGAGCAGGAGCGTGGTATCACAATTACATCTGCTGCTACAACATGTAACTGGAACTACCTTGGAAAGTCTTATAAGATTAACTTGATTGATACTCCGGGACACGTTGACTTTACTGCTGAGGTAGAGCGTTCACTCCGTGTTCTTGATGGTGCTGTTGCTACTTATTCTGCTGCTGATGGTGTACAGCCACAGTCAGAGACTGTTTGGCGTCAGGCTGACAAGTACAACGTTCCACGTATTGGTTATGTAAACAAGATGGACCGTTCTGGTGCTGACTTCTACGAGACTGTACAGCAGATGAAGGACATCCTTGGTGCTAACCCTATTGCTATTCAGATTCCAATTGGTGCAGAGGAGAACTTCAAGGGTGTTGTTGACCTTATCAAGATGAAGGCTATCTTGTGGCACGATGAGACAATGGGTGCTCAATATGATGTTGAGGAGATCCCAGCTGACCTCGCTGATGAGGCTGCTGAGTGGCGTGAGAAGCTCCTTGAGGGTGCAGCAAACTACGACGATGAGTTGATGGAGATGTACCTTGAAGGTCAGGATATTCCTGAGGACAAGCTGATTGCTGCAATTCGTAAGGGTTGTATCTCTATGGAGTGCTGTCCAATGCTTCTCGGTTCTTCATATAAGAACAAGGGTGTACAACCACTTCTCGACTATGTTTGTGCTTTCTTGCCTTCTCCATTGGATACACCAGCTATCGTTGGTACAAACCCAGAGACTGATGAGGAAGAGGAGCGTAAGCCAAGTGAGAATGAGCCTACAGCTGCTTTGGCATTTAAGATTGCTACTGACCCATTCATGGGACGTTTGGTATTCTTCCGTGTCTACTCAGGTAAGGTTGTTGCTGGTTCTTACGTATTCAATACACGTTCTGGTAAGAAGGAGCGTATTAGCCGTCTGTTCCAGATGAACTCTAATAAGGAAATCCCTATGGAGTCAATCGATGCAGGTGATATTGGTGCTGGTGTAGGTTTCAAGGATATTCGTACTGGTGATACGCTCTGTGATGAGAAAGCTCCAATTATCCTCGAGTCTATCACTTTCCCTGATACTGTGATTTCTATCGCAGTTGAGCCAAAGAGCCAGGCTGACGTTGCTAAGCTTGATAATGGTCTTGCTAAGCTCGCTGAGGAAGACCCAACTTTCACCGTTCGTACCGATGAGCAGAGTGGTCAGACCATTATCTCTGGTATGGGTGAGCTTCACCTTGATATTATTATCGACCGTCTGAAGCGCGAGTTCAAGGTTGAGTGTAACCAGGGTAAGCCACAGGTTAACTACAAGGAGGCTATTACCAAGGCAGCTCAGAGCCGTGAGACTTATAAGAAGCAGTCTGGTGGTCGTGGTAAGTTCGCTTGTATTGACGTAACTATCGAGCCTAAGGACGAGGATTACGAGGAGGGCGACTTGCAGTTTATTAACGTTGTTAAGGGTGGTAACGTGCCTAAGGAGTTCATCCCAGCAGTAGAGAAGGGCTTCAAGGATTGTCTTGGCAACGGTGTACTCGGTGGCTTCCCAATGACAGGTCTTAAGGTTACTTTGACTGATGGTTCTTTCCACCCAGTTGACTCTGACCAGTTGTCATTTGAGCTCGTAGCTCATCAGGCGTTTAAGGTTCTTTGTCCTAAGGCAGGTCCTGTTCTTATGGAGCCTATCATGAAGGTAGAGGTTGTTACTCCAGAGGAGAACATGGGTGATGTTATCGGTGACTTGAACAAGCGTCGTGGTCTTGTACAGGGTATGGATGAGGCTCGTAGCGGTGCTCGTATCGTTAAGGCTATGGTTCCATTGGCAGAGATGTTTGGTTATGTAACAGCTCTTCGTACAATTACTTCTGGTCGTGCTACTTCTTCTATGGAGTATGATCACCACTCACCAGTATCAAGTTCTCTCGCTAAGGAGATTCTTGATGAGTTGAAGGGTAATTCAGACCTCGTTAAGTAA
- the rpsJ gene encoding 30S ribosomal protein S10: MSQKIRIKLKSYDHQLVDKSAEKIVKAVKATGAIVSGPIPLPTHKRIYTVNRSTFVNKKSREQFQLSDFKRLIDIYSSTAKTVDALMKLELPSGVEVEIKV, encoded by the coding sequence ATGAGTCAGAAGATTCGTATTAAGCTGAAGTCTTACGACCACCAGTTGGTTGACAAGTCAGCAGAGAAGATTGTGAAGGCTGTTAAGGCTACTGGCGCTATCGTTAGCGGTCCTATTCCATTGCCAACACACAAGCGTATTTACACTGTAAACCGCTCTACATTCGTTAATAAGAAGTCACGTGAGCAGTTTCAGCTCTCAGATTTCAAGCGTCTCATCGATATTTATAGCTCTACAGCAAAGACTGTTGACGCATTGATGAAGCTTGAGTTGCCTTCAGGTGTAGAGGTTGAAATCAAGGTGTAG
- the rplC gene encoding 50S ribosomal protein L3, whose translation MPGLLGKKIGMTSVFSADGKNVPCTVIEAGPCVVTQVKTVEKDGYKAVQLGFGEAKEKRTSKPQQGHFKKAGTTPKKHLAEFKFDEEYNLGDTITVELFNDTKFVDVVGTSKGKGFQGVVKRHGFGGVGQSTHGQDDRARKPGSIGACSYPAKVFKGMRMGGQMGGDRVTTQNLQVLKVIPEHNLILVKGSVAGCNGSTVIIKK comes from the coding sequence ATGCCAGGATTATTAGGAAAGAAAATCGGAATGACATCCGTTTTCAGTGCCGACGGTAAGAATGTACCGTGCACTGTTATCGAAGCTGGTCCTTGTGTTGTAACCCAGGTTAAAACTGTTGAAAAGGATGGTTACAAGGCTGTTCAGTTAGGTTTCGGCGAGGCTAAGGAGAAGAGAACTTCAAAGCCACAGCAGGGACACTTTAAGAAAGCCGGCACAACACCAAAGAAGCACTTGGCCGAGTTCAAGTTTGACGAGGAGTATAACCTCGGTGACACTATTACTGTTGAATTGTTCAACGATACTAAGTTTGTAGACGTTGTAGGTACATCTAAGGGTAAAGGTTTCCAGGGTGTTGTTAAGCGTCACGGATTTGGTGGTGTAGGTCAGTCTACTCACGGTCAGGACGACCGCGCTCGTAAGCCGGGTTCTATCGGTGCTTGTTCTTACCCAGCTAAAGTTTTCAAGGGCATGCGCATGGGCGGCCAGATGGGAGGCGACAGAGTAACAACTCAGAATCTTCAGGTGTTAAAGGTTATTCCAGAGCACAATCTTATCCTTGTTAAGGGTAGTGTTGCTGGATGTAATGGTTCAACCGTAATAATTAAGAAGTAA
- the rplD gene encoding 50S ribosomal protein L4, whose protein sequence is MDINVLDIKGQETGRKVTLNENIFGIEPNDHVLYLAVKQYLADQRQGTAKSKERSEHAGSTRKLGRQKGGGGARRGDINSPVLVGGGRVFGPKPRDYSFKLNKKVKVLARKSALAYKAQDNAIVVVEDFNLDAPKTKDFVNIAKNLKVDSKKVLLVLPEVEKNVYLSVRNLQKAEVMTASQVNSYKVLNADVVVITENSLKVIDEILTK, encoded by the coding sequence ATGGATATTAACGTATTAGATATCAAAGGTCAGGAGACCGGCCGTAAGGTAACTCTTAACGAGAATATCTTCGGTATTGAGCCAAACGATCACGTCCTCTATCTCGCAGTTAAGCAGTATCTCGCTGATCAGCGTCAGGGTACAGCTAAGTCAAAGGAAAGAAGTGAGCACGCTGGTTCTACTCGTAAGTTGGGTCGTCAGAAGGGCGGCGGCGGTGCTCGTCGTGGTGATATCAATTCGCCAGTCCTCGTAGGTGGTGGTCGTGTTTTCGGTCCAAAACCACGTGATTACAGCTTCAAGCTGAATAAGAAGGTTAAGGTGCTTGCTCGTAAGTCTGCATTGGCTTATAAGGCACAGGATAATGCTATCGTAGTCGTTGAAGATTTCAATCTTGACGCTCCTAAGACTAAAGATTTCGTAAACATTGCAAAAAATCTTAAAGTTGATAGCAAGAAAGTCCTTCTCGTTTTGCCAGAAGTAGAGAAAAACGTATATTTGTCAGTTCGTAATCTACAGAAGGCTGAGGTTATGACTGCTTCACAGGTAAATTCATACAAAGTTTTGAATGCTGATGTAGTAGTTATTACTGAGAACTCTCTGAAGGTTATTGACGAAATCTTAACCAAGTAA
- the rplW gene encoding 50S ribosomal protein L23, which yields MGFIIKPVVTEKMAKLTEKSSEDKVVKHKGEKRTILAQPKYGFIVKPEANKLEIKKEVEALYNVTVVDVNTIRYAGKRQARYTKAGLVKGQKNAFKKAIVTLKNGDSIDFYSNI from the coding sequence ATGGGATTTATTATTAAACCAGTGGTCACTGAGAAGATGGCCAAGTTGACAGAAAAGTCTTCTGAGGATAAGGTTGTAAAGCACAAGGGTGAGAAGAGAACTATTTTGGCTCAGCCAAAGTATGGTTTTATTGTTAAGCCTGAGGCCAACAAACTTGAGATTAAGAAAGAAGTTGAGGCTTTGTACAACGTTACAGTAGTAGATGTGAATACGATTCGTTACGCTGGTAAGCGTCAGGCACGTTATACTAAGGCGGGTCTCGTGAAGGGACAGAAGAACGCATTCAAGAAGGCTATCGTCACATTGAAGAATGGCGATTCAATTGATTTTTATAGCAATATTTAA